In Rhodococcus rhodochrous, a single genomic region encodes these proteins:
- a CDS encoding dimethylamine monooxygenase subunit DmmA family protein, which yields MSVCMGTTSVPRWDEERRIAGGGRYVTVLSFGDAALDRARSLVSSFGGRRVDWIRLPEEWGDTAAQILERQASAARVGWRLMLVGPEATVLAARSAAVAAGLLDDEILPLPVDSGTRTVYCAHCHSTHVADVAVGQSSTCPTCASGLVVHHHVSRLHAAYLGFAVDAEERP from the coding sequence GTGAGCGTCTGTATGGGCACCACCAGCGTCCCGAGGTGGGACGAGGAACGACGCATCGCCGGCGGGGGTCGCTACGTGACCGTCCTGTCCTTCGGTGACGCCGCCCTGGACCGGGCGCGCAGTCTCGTGTCGTCCTTCGGGGGTCGTCGTGTCGACTGGATCCGCCTTCCGGAGGAGTGGGGTGACACCGCCGCACAGATCCTGGAGCGGCAGGCGAGCGCAGCTCGTGTGGGATGGCGCCTCATGCTGGTCGGACCGGAAGCGACAGTGCTCGCGGCACGATCGGCGGCCGTGGCCGCAGGACTCCTCGACGACGAGATCCTTCCCCTCCCCGTGGATTCGGGGACGCGCACCGTCTACTGCGCGCACTGCCATTCGACGCACGTCGCCGACGTCGCGGTCGGACAGTCCAGCACCTGCCCGACCTGCGCCTCGGGACTCGTCGTCCACCACCATGTCTCCCGCCTGCACGCCGCCTATCTCGGCTTCGCCGTCGACGCGGAGGAACGCCCATGA